The following coding sequences lie in one Lolium perenne isolate Kyuss_39 chromosome 2, Kyuss_2.0, whole genome shotgun sequence genomic window:
- the LOC139835742 gene encoding secreted RxLR effector protein 161-like, which yields MDECNATHTPMESKLQLSKQDSGGAIDATLYRSIVGSLRYLCNTRPDITFAVGMVSRYLEAPGAPHWAAVKQILRYISGTARYGCCYKRGAGAPTLVGFSDSDFAGDKDDRKSTTGTVFFLGSSAVTWASQKQKLVTLSSCEAEYVAATSGACQGVWLCRLLGDLIGDAPTTVKLRIDNMSAIALCKNPVYHDRSKHIDVKYHFIRECVEDGKVDVDHVSTDGQLADILTKALGRVKFFEMRLKLGVMEV from the coding sequence ATGGACGAGTGCAACGCAACGCACACGCCCATGGAGAGCAAGCTGCAGCTGAGCAAGCAGGACTCAGGGGGAGCCATTGACGCGACGCTCTATCGAAGCATCGTGGGCAGCCTTCGCTACCTCTGCAACACGCGTCCCGACATCACGTTTGCTGTCGGTATGGTGAGCAGGTATCTGGAGGCGCCAGGAGCACCGCACTGGgcagcggtgaagcagatcctccGTTACATCTCAGGAACGGCGAGATATGGATGCTGCTACAAGCGAGGTGCAGGAGCACCGACGCTAGTGGGCTTCAGCGACAGTGACTtcgctggcgacaaggatgatcGCAAGAGCACCACTGGCACGGTGTTCTTCCTCGGCTCAAGTGCTGTGACATGGGCGTCCCAGAAGCAGAAGCTCGTCACTCTTTCGTCTTGCGAGGCGGAGTACGTGGCGGCAACGTCGGGAGCATGCCAGGGCGTGTGGCTTTGTCGGCTCCTAGGAGATCTGATTGGCGATGCGCCAACGACGGTGAAGCTGCGCATCGACAACATGTCGGCGATTGCATTGTGCAAGAATCCCGTCTACCATGACCGGAGCAAGCACATCGACGTCAAGTATCACTTCATTCGGGAGTGTGTAGAAGATGGCAAGGTGGACGTCGATCACGTTAGCACCGACGGCCAGCTCGCTGATATCCTCACCAAGGCGCTGGGTCGAGTCAAGTTCTTCGAGATGCGACTGAAGCTCGGCGTCATGGAAGTCTGA
- the LOC127330466 gene encoding aspartyl protease 37-like → MDAIPPLLFLALLLLPAAHCLPLPRQSYHLELARVDALDTENLNLTDHELLRRAIQRSRDRLASIMPRVSPSRDRKVVVAEAPVLSAGGEYLVKLGMGTPQHSFTAAIDTASDLIWTQCQPCVKCYKQLDPVFNPVASTTYAVVPCNSDTCDELDTHRCGNSGNSGDDEDDVCQYTYTYGGNATTRGTLAVDRLAMGDDVFRGVVFGCSSSSVGGPPAQVSGVVGLGRGPLSLVSQLSVRRFMYCLPPPVSRSAGRLVLGADATAVRNASDKVVVPMSNNPRYPSYYYLNLDGLSIGDRAMTMVRSSSNNNASTTGSSNSSVAASPPVSDSGDGGGGTGPDAYGMIIDIASTITFLEESLYDELVDDLEEEIRLPRGSGSNLGLDLCFILPEGVPMSRVYAPPVSMAFEGDWVRFEKEQVFVEDRQSGMMCLMMGKTDGVSILGNYQQQNMQVMYNLRRQRITFVKTNCDSVP, encoded by the coding sequence ATGGACGCGATACCACCGCTACTCTTCCTCGCCCTCCTCCTTCTCCCGGCCGCGCACTGCTTGCCGTTGCCGCGACAATCCTACCACCTCGAGCTCGCCCGGGTTGACGCCCTGGACACCGAGAACCTCAACCTCACCGACCACGAGCTCCTCCGGCGCGCCATCCAGCGCAGCCGGGACCGTCTGGCCAGCATCATGCCCCGCGTGTCCCCGTCCCGCGACCGCAAGGTCGTGGTGGCCGAGGCCCCGGTGCTGTCGGCCGGCGGCGAGTACCTGGTGAAGCTGGGCATGGGCACGCCGCAGCACAGCTTCACGGCGGCCATCGACACGGCCAGCGACCTCATCTGGACGCAGTGCCAGCCCTGCGTCAAGTGCTACAAGCAGCTGGACCCCGTGTTCAACCCCGTGGCCTCCACCACCTACGCCGTCGTGCCGTGCAACAGCGACACGTGCGACGAGCTGGACACCCACCGCTGCGGCAACAGCGGCAATAgcggcgacgacgaggacgacgtgTGCCAGTACACCTACACGTACGGCGGGAACGCGACGACGAGGGGCACGCTGGCCGTCGACAGGCTGGCCATGGGCGACGACGTCTTCCGCGGCGTCGTGTTCGGCTGCAGCAGCTCCAGCGTCGGCGGCCCGCCGGCGCAGGTGTCGGGCGTCGTGGGCCTCGGCCGCGGACCCCTCTCGCTGGTGTCCCAGCTCTCGGTGCGGAGGTTCATGTACTGCCTGCCCCCGCCCGTGTCCAGGAGCGCGGGGAGGCTGGTCCTCGGCGCCGACGCCACCGCCGTGCGCAACGCGTCGGACAAGGTCGTGGTGCCGATGTCGAACAACCCCCGGTACCCGTCCTACTACTACCTCAACCTCGACGGGCTGTCCATCGGCGACAGGGCCATGACCATGGTCcgaagcagcagcaacaacaacgcGTCGACGACCGGTTCGTCCAACTCCAGCGTGGCGGCGTCTCCTCCCGTGTCCGACAgcggggacggcggcggcggcacgggcCCGGACGCGTACGGGATGATCATCGACATCGCGTCGACGATCACGTTCCTGGAGGAGTCGCTGTACGACGAGCTGGTGGACGATCTGGAGGAGGAGATCAGGCTGCCGCGCGGGTCCGGGTCGAACCTAGGGCTCGACCTCTGCTTCATCCTGCCGGAGGGGGTGCCGATGAGCCGCGTGTACGCGCCGCCGGTGTCCATGGCGTTCGAAGGGGACTGGGTGAGGTTTGAGAAAGAGCAGGTGTTCGTGGAGGACAGGCAGAGCGGGATGATGTGCCTCATGATGGGCAAGACGGACGGGGTGTCCATCCTCGGCAACTACCAGCAGCAGAACATGCAGGTCATGTACAACCTGCGCCGGCAGAGGATCACCTTCGTCAAGACTAACTGCGACTCCGTGCCGTAG
- the LOC127335044 gene encoding gamma-glutamylcyclotransferase 2-3 has translation MVMWVFGYGSLVWNPGFAYDARLVGFVRDYRRVFYQGSTDHRGTPEFPGRTVTLEHQPGSTCWGVAYKISKEQDKETALEYLEVREKQYDEKVYLDLYTDSSPKIPAIQNVMVYLATTNKEANENYLGPAPLEEMAKQIYLAEGPTGPNKEYLFKLEDALNKIGVVDEHVLDLAKAVREYSDDILSK, from the exons atggtgATGTGGGTGTTCGGCTACGGGTCCCTGGTCTGGAACCCGGGCTTCGCCTACGACGCCCGCCTCGTCGGCTTCGTCAGGGACTACCGCCGCGTCTTCTACCAGG GGAGCACGGACCACAGGGGCACGCCGGAGTTCCCAGGGAGGACCGTCACGCTCGAGCATCAGCCCGGGTCGACATGC TGGGGAGTTGCTTACAAAATTTCTAAGGAGCAAGATAAGGAGACAGCTTTGGAG TATCTAGAAGTAAGAGAGAAGCAATATGATGAGAAGGTTTACCTTGACTTGTATACG GACTCTTCCCCCAAAATACCAGCAATCCAAAATGTGATGGT GTACTTAGCTACAACAAATAAGGAGGCCAACGAAAACTATCTGGGTCCTGCTCCACTGGAAGAAATggccaa GCAAATCTACCTTGCTGAAGGCCCAACTGGACCTAACAAAGAGTATCTGTTCAAACTCGAGGATGCGTTGAACAAAATAG GTGTTGTGGATGAGCATGTTCTGGATTTGGCTAAGGCTGTGCGCGAGTATTCAGACGACATATTATCTAAATGA
- the LOC127335045 gene encoding F-box protein FBW2-like: protein MKRASANPGGGFRRGGGSGWEGPNGGWKGRAPAPPVVRWSHAEAMKKKPKIGAEAAAAAAGDGGGDSKVEGEMYDWRWTEAVSPEILALVLRGRLPADEVARGPAAVCRAWREAAASPDMWGDVDVEAWCRRVNSRVKADAVVRRVVARAQGTLRRLSAYRVGDAALAYLASSGKLLNVLQIPMSEISDQAVEKYAECFPALSVLDISNCLKITSRGIEAIGRHCKLLVHLKRNMPPPPPPQGNNASPIVVEDEALAVANTMPMLKRLELPYGLFSDIGLDAILTKCPLLCTLDILGSLNVRLDGDIEDRCCALESFREPWEPEYAEYSSSGGDYEYDDADSDG from the exons ATGAAGCGTGCAAGCGCTAATCCCGGCGGCGGGTTCCGCAGAGGAGGTGGATCGGGGTGGGAGGGGCCTAACGGCGGCTGGAAAGGGAGAGCGCCGGCGCCGCCCGTGGTGAGGTGGTCGCACGCAGAGGCCATGAAGAAGAAGCCTAAAATCGgggccgaggcggcggcggccgcggccggAGATGGAGGAGGCGACAGCAAGGTCGAGGGGGAAATGTACGACTGGAGGTGGACGGAGGCGGTGAGCCCGGAGATACTGGCGCTGGTCCTGCGGGGCAGGCTCCCCGCGGACGAGGTCGCGCGCGGCCCGGCGGCGGTGTGCAGGGCGTGGAGGGAGGCCGCCGCGTCGCCGGACATGTGGGGCGACGTCGACGTCGAGGCCTGGTGCCGCCGCGTCAACAGCCGCGTCAAGGCCGACGCCGTCGTGCGCCGCGTTGTGGCTCGCGCGCAGGGCACGCTCCGGCGCCTCTCCGCCTACCGCGTCGGGGACGCCGCGCTTGCCTACCTCGCCTCCTC TGGGAAGTTGCTTAATGTCCTACAGATCCCGATGAGTGAGATATCTGATCAAGCTGTGGAGAAGTACGCTGAATGCTTTCCTGCTCTAAGCGTGTTGGACATCAGCAACTGCCTCAAAATCACGTCGAGGGGCATCGAAGCAATAGGCCGACACTGCAAGTTGCTTGTTCATCTGAAGAGGAACatgcctcctccaccgcctcctcaagGCAACAATGCATCACCTATTGTGGTTGAAGACGAGGCCTTGGCAGTTGCGAACACCATGCCGATGCTCAAACGACTAGAGCTTCCATATGGTTTGTTCAGTGATATTGGCCTTGATGCTATCCTCACCAAATGTCCTCTGCTCTGTACACTCGACATACTTGGCAGCTTGAACGTCAGGCTTGACGGTGACATTGAGGACAGGTGCTGTGCTCTCGAGTCATTCAGGGAGCCATGGGAGCCTGAGTACGCCGAATACTCGAGCAGTGGCGGTGATTACGAGTATGATGACGCTGACAGCGATGGTTGA